The genomic region CATCTATTATGCAGAGAATGTTACTGATAATGATTTAGATTTATTTTTTAAGGTCAATAGTACGGGTTTTCGTCGTAGTGCAGATCGACCAATGATAGAAACTATACCTGCCAAAACTAAAAAAGCGCTCATTACTTTAATACCATTAACAGGAAAAGATACCACCCATACCTATATAGCGGTAGTAACTAAAAAAGAGCACAACATCGAATTGCGCAAAACAGACACGATCGTAAAGGATGTAATGAGGATAGATCCTAGGAAGCAGAACTAAATAATTCTTTTTTAAGTAATAACAGTACTATAAATAGATAAACCATATAGTTTGCCACATGGGCAATAACGATACCTTCCACACCATATCGAGGTAATAGAATCATACTAAAAGCATAAAAGCTTAAAACACTTACAGCTTCAGCAATTAGATATTTTTTTATGTCATTGCGCGCAATGAATTGAAAGGCTAGAACTGTAGTCACTATTTTTATGAAATCACCTAACAATTGCCATTTAAATAAAGGTTTCATTCCCTCAAACTCTTCATTGAACATATATTGAATAATGATATCTTTAGAAAAATATACTGCAATCAATCCTATAATTAAGAATGGTAAAATGGTTTTATAAAAATGTATAACTGTAGATTTAAAATGTACTGCGCTTGCATTTTTACTCAGCTTCGGCAATACATACATGCTTATAAGACTAGTTGCAAAAAGTATATAATAGTTAGATATTCTTATTACTCCTTCCCACCAGCCAGCCTCAACATCACCTACTTCTACACGTACTTCATTACGAACTAATATTGCCACTACTGGTAATAAAAATGCACTGACTAACGCCATTACACTGTAAGAAAAAAACTTTTTTGCTATAGTGGCATCCCATTTAAAACCTACAATCTCAAAAAATGATACTTGCTGATTGATTCCTTTCTTAAGAAATATAAGTCCTATACAGCATTGTATAAAAGGCACTAATACAATTCCATATAAAGCACCTGTAAGGTTATAGTTGTAAATTAAATAAGCTGATATTAAAAAGATCAGTAAACTAATAACCACTTGTAGTGTTATGTATTTTTTAAATACTTCAAAACCTTGTAACATCGAGGTTATGAATACAAAAACTACATAAAAAGGTAATGATAAAGCAAATAATCTAAAAACATTTACAAATGGTACATCTGCAGCAATTAAATAATTATCTAACCACGGTGCTGTAAAAAAAATTATAACAGACAGAAATGAACTAGAAAGAATAGATAGCAACCATGCTGTTTTGTAGTGCTTTTTTAATTGATTATAATCTTTGCGATAAGCTGCTGCATAGGATACCAGTCCATGCTCAAAACCTAAAACGGCAAATGTCTGTATCCCTTGAGTAAAATTGCGCAAATTACCCATTATAGCCATACCAGCAGCACCAGCATAGTCTGCTATAATGCGTGACATTATTGCACCAATAGCTATTTTAATAAGAATATAAACACCATTAAAACTAGCTACTTTAAGTAAAACATTTTTTGTAAAAAAACCTATGAGAGATCTCATTAATAATTATTTACAACCTTAACTATATATTCCATCTCTAGCGAAGTCATCAATGGATGGCACGGTAAACTTACTTCTGTATTATGTAATTTTTCAGTGTGTGGGAAACTTAAATCATTTAGTTCTTTAAAAGCTTCTTGTTGATGTGGCGGTACGGGATAGTGAACGTTAGTTTCAATTCCATGGTTAGACAAGTAACTTTGAAAATGTTCTCTGTCTGCCACAAAAACTGGAAACACATGCCATGAATTATGCATTAAAAACCCATCATTAGCTAACACGACATGATCATTTTTAATGTGATTAAAATAAAATTGAGCAACCGTAAAACGTTGCTTATTATCTTGATCAAGTGACGTTAATCTATTACTTAAAAAAGCAGCTTGTAAAGGATCTAATCTACTATTCACACCTTTCACAGAGTTTTGAAATCTATTATCACGACCATAATTTGCTAACTTACGAGACATAGCTGCCAGTAGATGATCATTAGTGGTAATAGCACCACCATCACCTAAGGCTCCTAAGTTTTTGGTAGGGTAAAAAGAAAATGCGCTTGCTCTTGCTATGCTTCCAGATCGTTTCCCATTAACATTAATGGCGCCATGGGATTGTGCACTATCGCAGTAGACTGGTTTTTGTTGCGCTTCCGCGAAAGCGTATACCTCATCATCTACTAGTTTACCATATAAATCTACAGTTATAATTGCATCTACCTTATGGATTTGCGCTTGTAAATCATTAACAGTTAAAAGAATGTCTGTAACATCTACAGGAACCGGCTGCATACCAGCGTGAATGATGCTCAAAAACGTTGCTATGTAGGTATGAGCAGGTAATAAAATTTTTGCGTTTTGAGGTAGGTTGCCTAATTCTTTTTCGGCCAGAAGGATTACAGTTAGAGCATCTAATCCATTTCCTGTACTCACCACATTATCAACACCACAATAATTTGCAAATTGATGTTCAAAACGTTCTACAAATGGTCCTCCTATATATCTACCAGAGTCATATACATCTTCAAAAGATTGCTGATCTTTAAGGTTAAAACGAGCATTGAGCTCACGTAATGGTAGGTAAGGAATTTTCAATTTATTTATGGATGGTTGTATTAAAACGCTACTATATATAAGAAAGTATATATCTATATCATCTTAAGTAATGCGAGTAAAATAAGTAAATATAAAAAAACAGCTAAACCTAAGAATAACAGTATATTGATCCAGAATGCTAATTTTTGGTTTTTAGTTTTTTCTTCTTTTAAACTTAGAATGGCACAGGTAAAACCTATTAAAATGCTCATGTATTGAAAAGTTATCAAATATGCAATAAGCATATCAAATTGTGAACTTGCATTACGATCTAACTGAGATAGGATTAAGAATGTGGATAATAATACTATTGATATCCATGCAAAATGTACAGAGCGCTTACTATATTTCATAATTAAACTTTGTTCCATTGTGACCTATAAACTGGTTGGTTAATTGCTCCTAATTCTTCCTTAAATCGTTGCAATCCTCGATTGATAGTACCATCATTCTCATTGACATGACCATAGTCAATAAAATAACAATTTTGATCTTTAAAATCTTTAGTCGCCTCGATATATAAATAGTCCAATGCGCTCTTATTCATCCCTTCAATTGTGGCTGCAGCATATTGTGATTTTATTATTTGTCCTTTTTTAAAGAAGATAACACCAGCTAGCGGCTCCTTCTCCTCAAACACCATGAATTGTTTGATCTGATCCGGAAATCTAGATGAGAGTAATTCTATTTCGGCAATAGTATGAACTGGACTTGCTTGATGTCGAGCACTTAATTGTGGTATTAAAATTTTATCAAAGAATGTTTTGAAATCATTATTAACCTCTAACCTCATCTTTTCAA from Nonlabens arenilitoris harbors:
- a CDS encoding O-antigen translocase translates to MRSLIGFFTKNVLLKVASFNGVYILIKIAIGAIMSRIIADYAGAAGMAIMGNLRNFTQGIQTFAVLGFEHGLVSYAAAYRKDYNQLKKHYKTAWLLSILSSSFLSVIIFFTAPWLDNYLIAADVPFVNVFRLFALSLPFYVVFVFITSMLQGFEVFKKYITLQVVISLLIFLISAYLIYNYNLTGALYGIVLVPFIQCCIGLIFLKKGINQQVSFFEIVGFKWDATIAKKFFSYSVMALVSAFLLPVVAILVRNEVRVEVGDVEAGWWEGVIRISNYYILFATSLISMYVLPKLSKNASAVHFKSTVIHFYKTILPFLIIGLIAVYFSKDIIIQYMFNEEFEGMKPLFKWQLLGDFIKIVTTVLAFQFIARNDIKKYLIAEAVSVLSFYAFSMILLPRYGVEGIVIAHVANYMVYLFIVLLLLKKELFSSAS
- a CDS encoding DegT/DnrJ/EryC1/StrS family aminotransferase, producing MKIPYLPLRELNARFNLKDQQSFEDVYDSGRYIGGPFVERFEHQFANYCGVDNVVSTGNGLDALTVILLAEKELGNLPQNAKILLPAHTYIATFLSIIHAGMQPVPVDVTDILLTVNDLQAQIHKVDAIITVDLYGKLVDDEVYAFAEAQQKPVYCDSAQSHGAINVNGKRSGSIARASAFSFYPTKNLGALGDGGAITTNDHLLAAMSRKLANYGRDNRFQNSVKGVNSRLDPLQAAFLSNRLTSLDQDNKQRFTVAQFYFNHIKNDHVVLANDGFLMHNSWHVFPVFVADREHFQSYLSNHGIETNVHYPVPPHQQEAFKELNDLSFPHTEKLHNTEVSLPCHPLMTSLEMEYIVKVVNNY